One genomic region from Rosa rugosa chromosome 1, drRosRugo1.1, whole genome shotgun sequence encodes:
- the LOC133730129 gene encoding protein neprosin-like, with amino-acid sequence MLEQACWGSSSNKWQQFGQQQAAVSAAGSAKVSAAGSATVSAAVWTAATSSFSSKFGISFCSSLDSSGEAVEGCAYARYCTTLLIIQHFNMVYDQSHKTKISDSMLVLLALACSLLGSALVDGTRLVTANNFESVKHKGTVKTIESDSGDVIDCVEIYKQPAFDHPLLRNHTIEMEPSSTPSGVKPTNNQAKLIQDWFKNGECPDGTIPIIRPQRYDYNWRAPRRLDNSFGDNPYENHEYAKVFLPDGTYYGAHASMNVWTPATYDTDISLAQIWVVSGAGEQLNTIEAGWITHSGRNQTRMFLYWTRDNYNSTGCYNLDCPGFVQTTRKYAVGAVIPRVSSYNGPQCSLVFTIVKAVPSGNWWLQIQGEYIGYWPGSIFTTLSDHSTRITWGGEIGTSTPHGRHTQTEMGSGHFPHEGYGKASYFYHVQYADQPGSFKDATSLIPYATKPLCYDIIVFPPREGTSYGTSFFYGGPGYSSSCQT; translated from the exons ATGTTGGAGCAGGCGTGTTGGGGCAGCAGCAGCAATAAGTGGCAGCAGTTTGGACAGCAGCAAGCAGCAGTTTCTGCAGCAGGTTCGGCAAAAGTTTCTGCAGCAGGTTCGGCAACAGTTTCTGCAGCAGTTTGGACAGCAGCAACCAGCAGTTTCTCCAGCAAGTTCGGCATCAGTTTCTGCAGCAGTTTGGACAGCAGTGGGGAGGCTGTAGAAGGTTGCG CATATGCTCGATATTGCACTACACTGCTCATTATTCAACATTTCAACATGGTTTATGATCAAAGTCATAAAACTAAAATTAGTGATTCCATGTTGGTCTTACTAGCTTTAGCTTGCTCATTGTTGGGGAGTGCATTAGTTGATGGAACAAGACTTGTGACTGCCAATAATTTTGAATCAGTTAAGCACAAGGGAACAGTCAAAACCATAGAG AGTGACAGCGGTGATGTTATAGATTGTGTTGAGATTTACAAACAACCTGCTTTTGACCATCCCCTTCTCAGGAATCACACTATAGAG ATGGAACCCAGTTCAACTCCAAGTGGAGTAAAACCAACAAACAACCAAGCCAAGCTTATTCAAGATTGGTTCAAGAATGGAGAATGCCCTGACGGAACGATCCCCATCATTAGGCCACAAAGATATGATTATAATTGGAGAGCCCCAAGAAGGCTTGATAACAGCTTTGGTGATAATCCTTATGAAAATCATGAG TACGCCAAAGTTTTCTTGCCCGATGGAACCTACTATGGAGCACATGCAAGTATGAATGTGTGGACACCTGCAACTTACGATACTGACATTAGCCTAGCTCAGATTTGGGTTGTCTCTGGTGCAGGCGAACAACTGAACACTATCGAAGCAGGGTGGATC ACTCATTCAGGTCGGAATCAAACAAGGATGTTCTTATACTGGACG AGGGACAATTACAATAGCACCGGTTGCTACAATCTTGACTGCCCTGGTTTCGTGCAAACCACCCGTAAATATGCAGTTGGTGCTGTTATACCACGTGTTTCCAGCTACAATGGGCCACAATGTTCGTTAGTTTTCACCATAGTCAAG GCGGTGCCGAGTGGCAATTGGTGGCTCCAAATTCAAGGTGAGTACATAGGTTATTGGCCTGGCTCCATTTTTACAACACTGTCTGATCACTCTACAAGAATAACCTGGGGTGGGGAGATTGGCACTTCTACACCACATGGTCGTCACACACAAACTGAAATGGGCAGTGGCCATTTCCCTCATGAAGGCTATGGAAAAGCGAGTTATTTTTACCATGTTCAGTATGCGGACCAACCTGGCTCTTTCAAAGATGCTACAAGTCTCATCCCTTACGCAACAAAGCCTTTATGTTATGATATAATTGTTTTTCCTCCTAGGGAAGGTACTTCTTATGGAACTAGTTTCTTTTATGGAGGTCCTGGATACTCCAGTTCTTGTCAAACTTGA